The following proteins are encoded in a genomic region of Alkalidesulfovibrio alkalitolerans DSM 16529:
- a CDS encoding dihydroorotate dehydrogenase has product MDMRVSFGGLSLKNPVLTASGTFGYGLEFMPYGDLKKLGGLVVKGISLKPRQGNPMPRIAETPAGMLNAIGLQNIGVEIFVRDKLPRLPWRETAVIVNLYACAAEEFGELAARLAGEEGVAALEVNVSCPNVSEGGAAFGAAPSQIRRVTEAVKRSAGDKPVIVKLSPNVTDIVAAGRAAADGGADILSAINTLTGMAVDVRKRAPRLANVVGGLSGPAIKPVGLRCVWQLARALPLPVIGIGGIASAEDALEYILVGAHAVQVGTATFLRPDTAFRLVDEIDALCGELSLQSFEGYRGSLSI; this is encoded by the coding sequence ATGGACATGCGCGTCTCCTTCGGCGGCCTTTCGCTCAAGAATCCCGTGCTCACGGCCTCGGGCACCTTCGGCTACGGGCTCGAATTCATGCCCTACGGCGACCTGAAGAAGCTCGGCGGGCTGGTGGTCAAGGGCATTTCGCTCAAGCCCCGGCAGGGCAATCCCATGCCGCGCATCGCCGAGACCCCGGCGGGCATGCTCAACGCCATCGGCCTGCAGAACATCGGGGTTGAAATCTTCGTGCGCGACAAGCTGCCGCGCCTGCCCTGGCGCGAGACGGCCGTGATCGTCAATCTTTACGCCTGCGCGGCCGAGGAGTTCGGCGAACTCGCGGCCAGACTCGCGGGCGAGGAGGGCGTGGCCGCGCTCGAAGTCAACGTTTCCTGCCCCAACGTCTCGGAGGGCGGGGCGGCCTTCGGCGCGGCCCCCTCGCAGATCAGGCGGGTCACCGAGGCGGTCAAGCGCAGCGCGGGCGATAAACCCGTCATCGTCAAGCTCTCGCCCAACGTCACGGACATCGTGGCCGCCGGGCGCGCGGCCGCTGACGGCGGGGCGGACATCCTCTCGGCCATCAACACCCTGACCGGCATGGCTGTGGACGTGCGCAAACGCGCGCCGCGCCTGGCCAACGTGGTGGGCGGGCTTTCAGGCCCGGCCATCAAGCCCGTGGGGCTTCGCTGCGTGTGGCAGCTCGCCCGCGCCCTGCCCCTGCCGGTCATCGGCATCGGCGGCATCGCGTCGGCCGAGGATGCGCTGGAGTACATCCTCGTGGGCGCGCACGCCGTGCAGGTGGGCACGGCCACTTTCCTGCGGCCGGACACGGCGTTTCGTCTCGTGGACGAGATCGATGCCCTGTGCGGCGAGCTTTCGCTTCAATCGTTCGAGGGGTACAGGGGCTCGCTTTCGATCTGA
- a CDS encoding iron-sulfur cluster-binding protein, which produces MEHKTCRMLRVRALKELSGGEQYLLTLDDPGFSSWKPGQFVMIRPVSFGLEMLWARPISIAMCDESGLVLMVRRAGRGTERMARLAPGDEVALWGPLGTSFTTDREKPTLLLAGGIGVAPFWGYAARHPRPENLHLLLGHTLPLDAFPLDPFAGIGQVETFYQRTMADLDAFVALLDERVAGFSGGLVLACGPTPFLRTVRRLAEKHGARCQVSLENRMACGIGACLGCVVKDAAGNLVQSCTRGPVFWTHDLSEEM; this is translated from the coding sequence ATGGAGCACAAGACCTGCCGCATGCTGCGCGTTCGGGCCCTGAAAGAGCTTTCGGGCGGCGAACAATACCTGCTGACGCTTGACGATCCCGGCTTTTCCTCCTGGAAGCCGGGGCAGTTCGTGATGATCCGGCCGGTTTCCTTCGGCCTGGAGATGCTCTGGGCGCGGCCCATTTCCATCGCCATGTGCGACGAATCGGGCCTTGTGCTCATGGTTCGCCGCGCGGGCCGGGGCACGGAGCGCATGGCCCGACTCGCGCCGGGCGACGAGGTGGCCTTGTGGGGGCCGCTCGGCACGAGCTTCACGACCGACCGCGAAAAGCCGACGCTTCTGCTCGCGGGCGGCATTGGCGTGGCTCCGTTCTGGGGGTACGCCGCGCGCCACCCCCGTCCGGAGAACCTGCACCTGCTGCTCGGCCACACCCTGCCCCTCGACGCCTTCCCTCTCGATCCCTTCGCTGGCATCGGCCAGGTGGAGACCTTCTACCAGCGTACCATGGCCGATCTCGACGCCTTCGTGGCCCTGCTCGACGAGCGCGTGGCCGGGTTCTCGGGCGGGTTGGTCCTGGCTTGCGGCCCCACGCCCTTTTTACGCACCGTGCGCCGCCTGGCCGAAAAGCACGGCGCGCGCTGCCAGGTCTCGCTCGAAAACCGCATGGCCTGCGGCATCGGGGCGTGTCTTGGCTGCGTCGTCAAGGATGCGGCGGGCAACCTCGTGCAGTCGTGCACGCGTGGCCCGGTCTTCTGGACGCACGACCTTTCTGAGGAGATGTAG